One region of Thermus albus genomic DNA includes:
- a CDS encoding DJ-1/PfpI family protein, producing the protein MARRILFLVGDFVEDYEVMVPFQALKMLGFEVHAVCPGKRSGQKVRTAVHDFEGDQTYSEKPGHNFTLNHTFEEVDPAQYHALVVPGGRAPEYIRREPRVLEIVRHFFEANKPVAAICHGLQVLTAAGVMQGRRATAYPAVGPELTLAGAEYVEVPVDQAVVDGNLVTAPAWPAHPVWLARFLEVLGVRIEGV; encoded by the coding sequence ATGGCGCGCAGGATCCTTTTCTTGGTAGGGGATTTCGTGGAGGACTATGAGGTCATGGTGCCCTTCCAGGCCCTGAAGATGCTGGGCTTTGAGGTGCACGCGGTCTGCCCGGGTAAGCGCTCTGGCCAGAAGGTGCGCACCGCGGTGCACGACTTTGAGGGGGACCAGACCTACTCGGAAAAGCCCGGGCACAACTTCACCCTGAACCACACCTTCGAGGAGGTGGACCCTGCCCAGTACCACGCCCTGGTGGTCCCTGGCGGGCGGGCCCCGGAGTATATCCGCCGGGAGCCCCGGGTATTGGAGATCGTCCGCCACTTCTTTGAGGCCAACAAACCCGTGGCCGCCATCTGTCATGGGCTTCAGGTGCTCACGGCCGCCGGGGTCATGCAGGGGCGGAGGGCCACCGCTTACCCAGCGGTGGGGCCTGAGCTTACCCTGGCCGGGGCCGAGTACGTGGAAGTACCGGTGGACCAGGCCGTGGTGGACGGCAACCTGGTGACCGCCCCCGCGTGGCCAGCCCACCCCGTATGGCTGGCCCGGTTCCTGGAAGTCCTCGGGGTGCGGATAGAAGGGGTCTAA
- a CDS encoding YkoF family thiamine/hydroxymethylpyrimidine-binding protein: MAVKVLFALYPLLQGDYRAVEKALLALEKSATTHRVFPTHTELSGEEEAVFQALKAAFLAAGEEGATVMWALFTNACEAKDPFRKPERLKRFPPLEIARKALEGLEARSVLDIGTGTGIFAEAFTRLGLFTVGIDPRSDRLEVARAKVKEAHFLEARGEDLPFPNQSFDLAFFGLSLHHLDPIPALREAARVARRVVVLEWPFRQEEEGPPLENRFSPENLQALLQRALGSPPRLILEEGYTLALWEKPLAGG; this comes from the coding sequence ATGGCGGTAAAGGTCCTTTTCGCCCTCTACCCCCTCCTGCAGGGAGATTATCGGGCGGTGGAAAAGGCCCTCCTGGCTCTGGAAAAAAGCGCCACGACCCACCGGGTTTTTCCCACCCACACGGAACTCTCAGGGGAGGAAGAGGCCGTATTCCAAGCCCTTAAGGCCGCCTTTTTGGCCGCGGGGGAGGAAGGGGCCACGGTGATGTGGGCCCTGTTCACCAACGCCTGCGAGGCCAAGGACCCTTTTCGTAAACCCGAGCGGCTAAAGCGCTTCCCCCCCTTGGAGATAGCCAGGAAGGCCCTAGAGGGCTTGGAGGCCAGAAGCGTTTTGGACATCGGCACGGGCACCGGCATCTTCGCCGAGGCCTTCACCCGCCTGGGCCTATTTACCGTGGGGATAGACCCGCGCTCCGACCGCCTCGAGGTGGCCCGGGCCAAGGTGAAGGAAGCCCACTTTCTGGAAGCCCGCGGGGAAGATCTCCCCTTCCCCAACCAGAGCTTTGACCTGGCCTTTTTCGGTCTAAGCCTCCACCACCTAGACCCCATCCCCGCCCTTAGGGAAGCCGCCCGGGTAGCCCGGCGGGTGGTGGTCCTGGAGTGGCCCTTTCGCCAGGAAGAAGAGGGGCCCCCTCTAGAAAACCGGTTTTCCCCAGAAAATCTCCAAGCCCTGCTGCAAAGGGCCCTGGGAAGTCCACCGAGACTCATCCTGGAGGAAGGCTACACCCTGGCCCTTTGGGAAAAACCCCTTGCGGGAGGTTAG
- a CDS encoding class I SAM-dependent methyltransferase yields MREDPFEHLAEAYEAWYETPLGAFAIAEEERALRTLLPPGESLLEVGAGTGYWLKRLPYPRKVGLEPSLAMLRVGQKRVPEAAWVAGRGEALPFPEKSFDVVLLFTVLEFVEDVERVLAEAKRVLKEGGSLLVGILEALSPWAALYRRLGERGVPPWQGARFLSREDLEALLGPPLQAKEALFLAPEAQPPFAEADAAGRRAGNRGALYLGRWR; encoded by the coding sequence ATGCGGGAGGATCCCTTTGAGCACCTGGCCGAGGCCTACGAGGCCTGGTACGAAACCCCCTTGGGGGCCTTTGCCATCGCGGAGGAGGAAAGGGCCCTTAGGACCCTGCTTCCCCCTGGGGAAAGCCTCCTCGAGGTGGGGGCGGGAACCGGCTACTGGCTTAAGCGCCTCCCCTATCCCAGGAAGGTGGGGCTTGAGCCCTCCTTGGCCATGCTCCGGGTGGGGCAGAAGAGGGTGCCGGAAGCCGCCTGGGTGGCGGGCCGGGGGGAGGCCCTACCCTTCCCCGAGAAAAGCTTTGATGTGGTCCTCCTCTTCACCGTGCTGGAGTTCGTGGAGGATGTGGAAAGGGTCCTTGCCGAGGCCAAAAGGGTCCTGAAGGAGGGGGGAAGCCTCTTGGTGGGGATCCTCGAGGCCCTCTCCCCCTGGGCGGCCCTTTACCGGAGGCTGGGGGAAAGAGGGGTCCCCCCTTGGCAAGGGGCCCGCTTCCTGAGCCGGGAGGACCTGGAGGCCCTTCTAGGCCCCCCACTCCAGGCCAAGGAGGCCCTTTTCCTGGCCCCTGAGGCCCAACCCCCCTTTGCGGAAGCCGACGCCGCAGGCCGACGGGCGGGAAACCGCGGCGCCTTATACTTGGGGAGATGGCGGTAA
- a CDS encoding alpha-amylase family glycosyl hydrolase — MWWKETVIYQIYPRSFQDSNGDGIGDLEGIRRRLPYLKDLGVGTLWLSPFYKSPMKDFGYDVADYCDVDPTFGTLADFDRLLEEAHALGLKVLIDLVPNHTSDQHPWFLESRASRHNPKRDWYIWKDPGPNGGPPNNWQSFFGGPAWSWDARTGQYYLHLFLPEQPDLNWQNPEVREAIYEAMRFWLRRGVDGFRVDVLWLLAKDPLFRDEPGNPEWRPGLPDRLRHQHPFTEDQPETHAFVREMRYVLDQFSQPGRERVMVGEIYLPLHRLVRYYRAGCHLPFNFSLITEGLPHWQPENIARIVETYESLLTRFDWPNWVLGNHDQPRLASRLGEAQARVAAMLLFTLRGTPTWYYGDELALPDGEIPPEKVQDPAALRQKDRAPAGYHSLGRDPERTPMPWDTSPYAGFSTAEPWLPLNPDWPVRNVAVQEKDPRSMLQLVKRLMALRRDESFLYGPYRTYRAGGGVYAYLRGEGFLVALNFTDREKVLELPQQGHVVLSTHLDREEATPTSLRLRPHEGVVVRLS; from the coding sequence ATGTGGTGGAAGGAAACGGTCATCTACCAGATCTACCCGAGGAGCTTCCAGGATTCCAACGGGGACGGGATCGGGGACCTCGAGGGCATCCGCCGAAGGCTTCCTTACCTGAAGGACCTGGGGGTGGGAACCCTATGGCTTTCCCCCTTCTACAAAAGCCCCATGAAGGACTTCGGCTACGACGTGGCCGACTACTGCGATGTGGATCCCACCTTCGGCACCCTGGCTGACTTTGACCGCCTCCTGGAGGAAGCCCATGCCCTAGGGCTTAAGGTGCTCATAGATCTGGTGCCCAACCACACCTCGGACCAGCATCCCTGGTTTTTGGAATCCCGAGCTTCCCGGCATAACCCCAAAAGGGACTGGTACATCTGGAAGGACCCGGGGCCGAATGGGGGACCCCCCAACAACTGGCAAAGCTTCTTCGGGGGCCCCGCCTGGTCTTGGGACGCAAGGACAGGCCAGTACTACCTCCACCTCTTCCTGCCCGAGCAACCCGACCTCAACTGGCAGAATCCCGAGGTGCGGGAGGCCATCTACGAGGCCATGCGCTTTTGGTTGCGGCGGGGTGTGGACGGCTTTAGGGTGGATGTCCTCTGGCTCCTGGCCAAGGACCCCCTCTTTCGGGATGAGCCGGGAAACCCCGAGTGGCGGCCCGGACTCCCCGATAGGCTGCGCCACCAACACCCCTTCACCGAAGACCAGCCGGAAACCCACGCCTTTGTGCGGGAGATGCGCTACGTCCTGGACCAGTTCAGCCAGCCCGGAAGGGAGCGGGTCATGGTGGGGGAAATCTACCTTCCCCTCCACCGTTTGGTGCGCTACTACCGGGCGGGGTGCCACCTCCCCTTCAACTTCAGCCTGATCACGGAAGGCCTTCCCCATTGGCAACCGGAAAACATCGCCCGCATTGTGGAAACCTACGAAAGCCTCCTCACCCGCTTTGACTGGCCCAACTGGGTCCTGGGAAACCACGACCAGCCCCGGCTGGCCTCGAGGCTAGGGGAGGCCCAGGCCCGGGTGGCGGCCATGCTCCTTTTCACCCTGCGGGGCACCCCTACCTGGTACTACGGGGACGAGCTGGCCCTGCCCGATGGGGAGATCCCCCCGGAAAAGGTGCAGGACCCCGCCGCCTTGAGGCAGAAGGACCGCGCCCCAGCGGGTTATCACAGCCTGGGCCGCGATCCCGAGCGCACCCCCATGCCTTGGGACACCTCCCCCTACGCCGGCTTTTCCACCGCGGAGCCTTGGCTTCCCCTAAACCCCGACTGGCCGGTGCGGAACGTGGCGGTCCAGGAAAAAGACCCCCGGTCCATGCTCCAGCTGGTGAAGCGCCTTATGGCCCTGCGCCGGGATGAAAGCTTCCTCTATGGCCCTTACCGCACCTACCGGGCCGGGGGCGGAGTCTACGCCTACCTGCGGGGGGAAGGCTTCCTGGTGGCCCTTAACTTCACGGACCGGGAAAAAGTTCTGGAGCTTCCCCAGCAGGGCCACGTGGTCCTCTCCACCCATTTGGACCGGGAGGAAGCCACCCCCACCTCCCTTCGCCTGCGGCCCCACGAGGGGGTGGTGGTTCGCCTAAGCTAA
- a CDS encoding alpha,alpha-trehalose-phosphate synthase (UDP-forming), whose protein sequence is MSLIIVANRAPFRITAEGLVPAVGGLATALLPVLEARGGTWVAAAEWGERGRTAQPRQTGIRLERVFLSDREWQGYYGGFSNRILWPLCHYFLEKVELKREYFQDYLRVNRRFAEVVARIHREGDTVFVQDYHLLLLPGLLREKIQGPLGFFFHIPWPSSGVFRILPWGRALVEGVLGADLVGFHTQEYVENFLRTAAYYGFAVEENRVRVGERLVRVEAHPMGIDTHRFHHFSESPEVGAHARSLRRLAGVDRLILGVDRLDYTKGIRERLLAYERFLQAYPHWRGRVAFFQIATPSRTQVAAYRELKRQVDEVVGRILGAFLREDWVPLRYFYQTYTQEELAAFYRAADVALISPLRDGMNLVAMEYAYTASEGVLVLSNLAGAGEYLKEALLVNPYDLDGMAAALDRALRMPPGERQERLLALKARVEALNAQTWAERFLASLEAG, encoded by the coding sequence GTGAGCCTGATTATCGTGGCCAACCGTGCTCCCTTCCGCATAACCGCCGAAGGTCTGGTCCCCGCGGTGGGGGGGCTGGCCACTGCCCTCCTACCGGTCCTCGAGGCCCGGGGGGGGACCTGGGTGGCCGCGGCGGAGTGGGGCGAAAGGGGGCGGACGGCCCAGCCCAGGCAGACCGGGATCCGGCTGGAAAGGGTTTTCCTCAGCGATAGGGAATGGCAAGGTTACTACGGGGGATTCTCCAACCGGATCCTGTGGCCGCTTTGCCACTACTTTCTGGAAAAAGTCGAGCTAAAGCGGGAGTATTTCCAGGACTACCTGCGGGTTAACCGCCGCTTTGCCGAGGTGGTGGCCCGCATCCACCGGGAAGGGGACACCGTCTTTGTGCAGGACTACCATCTCCTCCTCCTCCCTGGGCTATTACGGGAGAAGATCCAGGGTCCCTTGGGCTTTTTCTTCCACATCCCCTGGCCTTCCAGCGGGGTTTTCCGCATCCTGCCTTGGGGGCGGGCCTTGGTGGAGGGGGTGTTGGGGGCGGACCTGGTGGGCTTCCATACCCAGGAGTACGTGGAGAACTTCCTGCGCACCGCCGCCTACTATGGCTTTGCCGTGGAGGAAAACCGGGTACGGGTGGGAGAGCGGCTGGTACGGGTGGAGGCCCATCCTATGGGCATCGACACCCATAGGTTCCACCACTTTTCGGAGAGCCCAGAAGTGGGGGCGCATGCCAGGAGCCTGCGGCGCCTGGCCGGGGTGGACCGCTTGATCCTGGGGGTTGACCGCCTGGACTACACCAAGGGGATCCGGGAGAGGCTTCTGGCTTACGAGCGCTTCCTTCAGGCCTACCCCCATTGGCGGGGCCGGGTGGCCTTTTTCCAGATCGCTACCCCTAGCCGCACCCAGGTGGCCGCTTACCGGGAGCTCAAGCGCCAGGTGGATGAGGTGGTAGGCCGCATCCTGGGGGCGTTTCTCCGAGAGGACTGGGTACCCCTGCGCTACTTCTACCAAACCTACACCCAGGAGGAGCTTGCCGCCTTCTACCGGGCAGCCGACGTGGCCCTCATTAGCCCCTTGCGGGACGGGATGAACCTGGTGGCCATGGAGTACGCTTACACCGCCTCGGAGGGGGTTTTGGTCCTTTCCAACCTGGCCGGGGCGGGGGAGTACCTCAAGGAGGCCCTTTTGGTTAACCCTTACGACCTGGACGGCATGGCCGCAGCCCTGGACAGGGCGTTGCGCATGCCTCCTGGAGAGCGGCAGGAGCGGCTTTTGGCCCTGAAGGCGAGGGTCGAGGCCCTGAACGCCCAGACCTGGGCGGAACGTTTCCTCGCATCTTTGGAGGCGGGATGA
- the otsB gene encoding trehalose-phosphatase translates to MRAENPLFLLDYDGTLAPIAPRPEEALPHPGALEILKALMARYPLYVITGRRVEDLARLLPLPGLRVVGGHGLEEGEVGGESHPLLPVDLSSLRRILPSCPGVWVEDKGFALAFHYRGAGDEGGALACLRAWLASHGGLLEGLGLEVLAGKKVLEIKPKGADKGQAVLRLWARHPRHIPVYIGDDTTDEAAFQALRGRGLTFKVGPGPTVAEERFADVAGVLAYLRSYL, encoded by the coding sequence ATGAGGGCGGAAAACCCCCTTTTTCTCCTGGACTACGATGGCACCCTGGCCCCCATAGCCCCAAGGCCCGAGGAGGCCCTTCCCCACCCGGGGGCCTTGGAGATTCTGAAGGCCCTCATGGCCCGCTACCCCCTCTACGTGATCACGGGGAGGCGGGTAGAGGACTTGGCCAGGCTCCTACCCCTTCCGGGACTAAGGGTGGTGGGGGGGCATGGCCTCGAGGAGGGGGAGGTGGGTGGGGAAAGCCACCCCTTGCTCCCTGTGGACCTTAGTTCCCTCCGCCGGATTCTGCCTTCCTGCCCTGGGGTATGGGTGGAGGACAAGGGGTTTGCCCTGGCCTTCCACTACCGGGGGGCAGGGGACGAGGGCGGAGCCCTTGCTTGCCTTAGGGCCTGGCTGGCCAGCCATGGGGGCCTTTTAGAGGGGTTAGGCCTCGAGGTCCTCGCGGGCAAAAAGGTTCTGGAGATCAAACCCAAAGGAGCCGATAAGGGCCAGGCGGTGTTGCGCCTTTGGGCCAGGCATCCCCGCCATATCCCCGTCTATATCGGCGACGATACCACCGATGAGGCGGCCTTCCAGGCCCTAAGGGGGAGGGGGCTCACCTTCAAGGTGGGCCCCGGGCCGACCGTGGCGGAAGAGCGGTTTGCGGACGTGGCAGGGGTTTTGGCCTACTTGCGGTCTTATTTGTAG
- the treS gene encoding maltose alpha-D-glucosyltransferase produces the protein MDPLWYKDAVIYQLHVRSFFDANDDGYGDFEGLRQKLPYLEALGVNTLWLMPFFQSPLRDDGYDISDYYQILPAHGTLEDFRRFLDEAHARGMRVLIELVLNHTSSDHPWFQEARKPGSPLRDFYVWSETPEKYQGVRVIFQDFEPSNWTFDPVAGAYYWHRFYHHQPDLNWDNPEVERAMHQVMFFWADMGVDGFRLDAVPYLYEREGTSCENLPETIEAVKRLRQALEERYGPGKVLLAEANMWPEETLPYFGEGDGVHMAYNFPLMPRIFLALRREDRGPIEAMLRETGNIPEAAQWALFLRNHDELTLEKVTEEEREFLWEVYAPDPRYRINLGIRRRLMPLLGGDRRRFELLHALLFTLKGSPILYYGDEIGMGDNPFLGDRNGVRTPMQWSADRNAGFSRAPYHRLFLPPVSEGPYSYHFVNVEAQQENPHSHLNFVRRFLGIRNRYAKVFGRGSLRLLPVENRRILAYEREYEGERILVVANLSRYTQAFDLPLAGYEGLVPVELFSQNPFPPVESRYRLALGPHGFSLFALRPKEEAERLYLPDWAVPGEEDKEHPLPSVSLRGGVESLFIDTFADEEAQAAFLKALGAALRERSWLALRPEGVELKDALRFRKEPPLYLTLLRLEGEGTVQEVFLPVALRQGMEGPGLFARVRGTKGYLFELSQDPEFYSLFLKRLAQGFEGRSLKAHYRGRHRGPVPEALELLRPGLAAGDGVWLQVGLVQDGGLDRTERLLPRLDFPWALKPQGGLYWERGRERRVLALTGSLPSGRPQEAFAHASKLAREGLARLQDHPVGEGALGLLAEAFKELEALARLLGVRLALLHRALREVEGEGDGVPLLNRGLGAFVEVEGEVFLVALGRESRGLPLMDLSRLAYDLERALFFSAEEVPEAEGWLALAADFLEEALFQAYQETDQRVLEAMDRFPQVMLALAQEQALREERLSRERVFRRWQEKAGDWEAPA, from the coding sequence GTGGATCCCCTCTGGTACAAGGATGCGGTCATCTACCAGCTTCATGTGCGCTCCTTCTTTGACGCCAACGACGACGGCTACGGGGACTTTGAGGGCCTAAGGCAAAAGCTTCCCTACCTGGAAGCCCTGGGGGTTAACACCCTCTGGCTCATGCCCTTTTTCCAGTCCCCCCTGCGGGACGATGGGTACGATATCTCCGACTACTATCAGATCCTTCCCGCCCACGGAACCCTGGAGGACTTTCGGAGGTTTTTGGACGAGGCCCATGCAAGGGGGATGCGGGTGCTCATTGAGCTGGTCCTCAACCACACCTCCAGCGACCACCCCTGGTTCCAGGAGGCCAGGAAGCCGGGAAGTCCGTTGCGCGACTTCTACGTGTGGAGCGAAACCCCGGAGAAGTACCAGGGGGTCAGGGTCATCTTCCAAGACTTTGAACCCAGCAACTGGACTTTTGACCCGGTGGCGGGGGCCTATTACTGGCACCGGTTTTACCACCATCAGCCCGACCTCAACTGGGACAACCCCGAGGTGGAACGGGCCATGCACCAGGTGATGTTCTTCTGGGCCGACATGGGGGTGGATGGCTTCCGCCTGGACGCCGTCCCTTACCTATACGAAAGGGAGGGCACCAGTTGCGAGAACCTGCCCGAGACCATAGAGGCGGTAAAGCGGTTGCGCCAAGCCCTGGAGGAGCGTTACGGTCCGGGAAAGGTTCTTCTGGCGGAGGCCAACATGTGGCCGGAGGAGACCCTGCCCTACTTTGGCGAGGGGGACGGGGTGCACATGGCCTACAACTTCCCCCTTATGCCGCGGATCTTCCTGGCCCTGCGCCGGGAGGACCGGGGCCCCATTGAGGCCATGCTCCGGGAGACGGGAAACATACCCGAGGCGGCCCAGTGGGCCCTTTTCCTGCGGAACCACGACGAGCTGACCCTGGAGAAGGTTACGGAGGAGGAGCGGGAGTTTCTGTGGGAGGTCTACGCCCCTGACCCCCGGTACCGCATCAACCTGGGGATCCGCCGCCGCCTTATGCCCCTTCTGGGTGGGGATAGGCGCCGCTTTGAGCTTCTTCACGCGCTCCTTTTCACCCTCAAGGGAAGCCCCATCCTTTACTACGGGGACGAGATCGGCATGGGGGATAACCCCTTTTTGGGGGACCGCAACGGGGTGAGGACCCCCATGCAGTGGTCTGCGGACCGCAACGCGGGCTTCTCCCGCGCCCCCTATCACCGCCTTTTTCTTCCCCCTGTAAGCGAGGGGCCCTACAGCTACCACTTTGTCAACGTGGAGGCCCAGCAGGAAAACCCCCATTCCCATCTCAACTTCGTCCGCCGCTTCCTGGGCATCCGCAACCGGTACGCCAAGGTCTTTGGCCGGGGAAGCCTGCGCCTTTTGCCCGTGGAGAACCGGCGCATCCTGGCTTACGAGAGGGAGTACGAGGGGGAAAGGATCCTGGTTGTGGCCAATCTTTCCCGTTACACGCAGGCCTTTGATCTACCTTTGGCGGGGTATGAGGGTTTGGTTCCGGTGGAGCTTTTTTCCCAAAACCCCTTCCCCCCGGTGGAGAGCCGTTACCGCTTGGCCCTGGGGCCCCATGGCTTCAGCCTCTTTGCCCTGAGGCCCAAGGAGGAGGCCGAACGCCTGTACCTTCCCGACTGGGCAGTGCCCGGGGAGGAGGACAAGGAACATCCCCTACCCTCCGTGTCCCTTCGTGGTGGCGTGGAGAGCCTTTTCATAGATACCTTCGCGGATGAGGAGGCCCAGGCCGCTTTCCTCAAGGCTTTAGGGGCAGCGCTTAGGGAACGGTCCTGGTTGGCCTTAAGGCCTGAGGGGGTGGAACTCAAGGATGCCCTTCGTTTCCGCAAAGAGCCCCCCTTGTACCTCACCCTCTTGCGCCTGGAGGGGGAGGGGACCGTTCAGGAGGTTTTCTTGCCCGTTGCCCTGCGCCAGGGGATGGAGGGGCCGGGGCTTTTCGCCCGGGTTCGGGGAACGAAGGGCTATCTCTTTGAGCTCTCCCAGGATCCGGAGTTTTACAGCCTATTCCTGAAAAGGCTAGCCCAGGGATTTGAGGGCCGCAGCCTCAAAGCCCACTATCGAGGGCGCCACCGGGGTCCGGTTCCCGAGGCCCTAGAGCTCCTCCGCCCGGGTTTGGCGGCTGGGGATGGGGTGTGGCTCCAGGTGGGGTTGGTCCAGGACGGGGGATTGGACCGGACGGAGCGGCTTCTGCCCCGCTTAGACTTTCCCTGGGCCCTAAAGCCCCAAGGGGGGCTTTACTGGGAGCGGGGCCGGGAGCGGCGGGTTCTCGCCCTTACCGGCTCCCTGCCCTCGGGTCGGCCCCAGGAGGCCTTTGCCCATGCCTCCAAGCTGGCGCGGGAAGGTCTGGCCCGGCTTCAGGACCATCCGGTTGGGGAAGGGGCCTTGGGCCTTCTGGCGGAGGCCTTCAAGGAGCTCGAGGCCCTGGCCCGGCTCCTGGGGGTACGGCTTGCCCTCTTGCACCGGGCCTTGCGCGAGGTAGAGGGGGAAGGGGATGGGGTACCCCTTTTAAACCGCGGCCTGGGGGCGTTTGTGGAGGTGGAAGGGGAGGTTTTCCTTGTAGCCCTGGGAAGGGAATCCAGGGGCTTGCCCCTTATGGACCTTTCCCGGCTGGCCTACGATCTGGAGCGGGCCCTTTTCTTTTCCGCGGAAGAGGTGCCGGAGGCGGAGGGTTGGCTAGCCCTTGCTGCCGATTTCCTGGAGGAAGCACTCTTTCAGGCTTACCAGGAGACCGACCAAAGGGTTTTAGAGGCCATGGATCGGTTTCCCCAGGTCATGCTGGCCCTAGCCCAGGAACAGGCCTTGCGGGAGGAAAGGCTGAGCCGGGAAAGGGTCTTCAGGCGGTGGCAGGAAAAGGCTGGAGATTGGGAGGCACCAGCCTAA
- a CDS encoding CDGSH iron-sulfur domain-containing protein: MKLRFRENGPYILDLPEGTPFRLNGEERRLERAKLALCRCGQSGNKPFCDGTHKEVGFAAERGELEMEPKP; encoded by the coding sequence ATGAAGCTCCGCTTCCGGGAAAACGGGCCTTACATTTTAGACCTCCCCGAGGGAACCCCTTTCCGGCTCAACGGGGAAGAAAGGCGTCTGGAGAGGGCCAAACTGGCCCTTTGCCGCTGCGGGCAGTCTGGAAACAAGCCCTTCTGCGACGGTACCCACAAGGAGGTGGGGTTTGCGGCGGAAAGGGGGGAGTTGGAGATGGAACCCAAGCCGTGA
- the tilS gene encoding tRNA lysidine(34) synthetase TilS — translation MPEGVAQGLEEAFRKHLARLAPKDPLVLAVSGGGDSVALAHLVRRAGRRAVVAHLDHALRPESGEDLAFVKALAARLGFPFYGERVEVAKVAQARGENLEAVAREIRYAFLHRVAREVKARAILTAHTLDDQAETVLLKLLQGTARGLGIREKEGLVVRPLLAFRREELRGFLRELGEAWREDTSNQDLSLDRNYLRLRVFPLLLERFPKAREALSRFALVREEEDKHLEREAQARLLPDTRFFVPAYRVVPLLGAPAVLRQRALRFLLEALDLRPEARLIALLQGALEGGVATLPGGYTARRKGGTLFLIPPKPSLPLPPGFRRPEPGDYLAMPYGRKRLRDFLSEKGVPKELKPLWPVKGEGREVVEVLGFHPPSLEERYMALALQEAKKAYQEGEVPVGAVLVVGERAYRAHNRVEATGDPTAHAEMLLLRELGQEARGGRLYVTLEPCRMCHHALREAGVEVVYGVENLKEGALTRYGQGEGLRGGVLEGECAKLLKGFFARLREGCRSG, via the coding sequence TTGCCTGAGGGGGTGGCCCAAGGGTTGGAGGAGGCCTTCCGGAAACACCTGGCCCGGCTTGCGCCAAAGGACCCTTTGGTGCTGGCGGTTTCGGGGGGTGGGGATTCCGTAGCCTTGGCCCACCTGGTGAGGCGGGCGGGGCGAAGGGCGGTGGTGGCCCATCTGGACCACGCCCTTCGCCCGGAAAGCGGGGAGGACCTGGCCTTCGTGAAGGCCCTTGCGGCAAGGCTTGGTTTTCCCTTCTATGGCGAGCGGGTGGAGGTGGCCAAGGTGGCCCAGGCCCGGGGGGAGAACCTGGAGGCGGTGGCCCGGGAGATCCGCTACGCCTTCCTCCACCGGGTGGCTCGGGAGGTTAAAGCTCGGGCCATCCTCACCGCCCACACCCTGGACGACCAGGCGGAGACGGTGCTCCTAAAGCTTCTCCAGGGTACAGCCCGGGGCCTTGGCATCAGGGAGAAGGAGGGCTTGGTGGTAAGGCCTCTCCTGGCCTTCCGCCGGGAGGAGCTCAGGGGTTTCTTGCGGGAACTGGGGGAGGCCTGGCGGGAGGACACCAGCAACCAGGACCTTTCCTTGGACCGAAACTACCTTAGGCTCCGGGTTTTCCCTCTCCTTCTGGAGCGGTTTCCCAAGGCCCGGGAGGCCCTTTCCCGCTTCGCCTTGGTGCGTGAGGAGGAGGACAAGCACCTGGAAAGGGAGGCCCAGGCTCGCCTTCTGCCCGATACCCGTTTTTTCGTTCCCGCCTATCGGGTGGTACCCCTTTTAGGGGCTCCCGCGGTCCTGAGGCAAAGGGCTTTGCGCTTCCTTTTGGAGGCCTTGGACCTTCGCCCCGAGGCCCGGCTCATCGCCCTTTTGCAGGGGGCTTTGGAGGGTGGGGTGGCCACCCTGCCTGGCGGGTATACTGCCAGGCGCAAGGGGGGCACCCTTTTCCTCATCCCTCCGAAACCCAGCCTCCCCCTACCCCCAGGCTTCCGCCGGCCCGAGCCTGGGGACTACCTGGCCATGCCCTATGGGCGAAAGCGCCTAAGGGATTTCCTCTCGGAAAAGGGGGTGCCCAAGGAGCTCAAGCCCCTTTGGCCCGTGAAGGGGGAAGGAAGGGAGGTGGTGGAGGTTTTGGGCTTCCATCCGCCTTCCCTGGAGGAGCGGTATATGGCCCTGGCTCTTCAGGAGGCCAAAAAAGCCTACCAGGAGGGCGAGGTGCCCGTGGGGGCGGTTTTGGTGGTGGGGGAAAGGGCCTATCGGGCCCACAACCGGGTGGAGGCCACGGGGGATCCCACGGCCCATGCGGAGATGCTCCTTCTCCGGGAGCTGGGCCAGGAGGCGCGTGGGGGAAGGCTTTATGTGACCCTGGAGCCCTGCCGCATGTGCCACCATGCCCTCCGGGAAGCGGGGGTGGAGGTGGTCTATGGGGTGGAAAACCTAAAGGAAGGGGCCCTAACCCGCTATGGCCAGGGGGAGGGCTTAAGGGGTGGCGTTTTGGAAGGGGAGTGTGCTAAGCTCCTAAAGGGTTTCTTTGCCCGGCTCAGGGAGGGGTGCCGGAGCGGTTGA